Proteins encoded together in one Cicer arietinum cultivar CDC Frontier isolate Library 1 chromosome 4, Cicar.CDCFrontier_v2.0, whole genome shotgun sequence window:
- the LOC101508456 gene encoding cytochrome b-c1 complex subunit 7-2, mitochondrial-like — protein MASLLQAIVDPKKNWFAAQHMKAVSNRLRKYGLRYDDLYDPLYDVDIKEALNRLPKEVVDARHARLKRAIDLSLKHEYLPEDLQAMQTPFRGYLQEMLTFVKREKAEREALGALPLYQRTFP, from the exons ATGGCGTCCTTGCTTCAAGCGATTGTAGATCCAAAGAAGAACTGGTTCGCTGCTCAACACATGAAAGCCGTTTCCAATCGCCTTCGCAAATACG GTCTCCGATACGACGATCTGTACGATCCGTTATACGATGTGGATATTAAGGAGGCTTTGAATCGCCTTCCCAAGGAGGTTGTGGATGCACGCCACGCGCGTCTTAAGCGTGCTATTGACCTTTCCTTGAAGCATGAGTATCTCCCTGAGGATCTTcag GCAATGCAAACACCGTTCAGGGGCTACCTTCAGGAGATGCTGACCTTT GTGAAGAGGGAAAAAGCAGAGCGTGAAGCATTGGGAGCTTTGCCCCTATATCAACGAACCTTCCCATAA